A window from Setaria italica strain Yugu1 chromosome VIII, Setaria_italica_v2.0, whole genome shotgun sequence encodes these proteins:
- the LOC101782784 gene encoding probable methyltransferase At1g27930: MKPPGRRGILAAGACALLLAAFYLAAALVTRPLAPYLLPPLALSLPCLPAVAAPSGSGYAAPGAASLADAAVEYATSGTVPQQSRDEIALSLAVLRRRAPLRLLVFGLGHDSRLWHALNPGGATVFLEEDPAWYRVVRAQSPFLRAHLVAYRTRLDQADRLLAGYRKHPACLPGSSGGGGGNATLLRVRGNWACPLALHNLPPEVYETEWDMFMIDAPKGYFAAAPGRMAAIWTAAAMARARRGEGDTDVFLHDVDRRVEKAFAEEFLCDRFRVGGTGRLWHFRIPPVSRRGDDAAAAAGGDRRPFC; encoded by the coding sequence ATGAAgccccccggccgccgcggcatcctcgccgccggcgcgtgcgcgctgctcctcgccgcgttctacctggcggcggcgctggtaaCGAGGCCGCTGGCGCCGTACCTGCTCCCGCCGCTGGCGCTCTCGCTGCCGTGCCTGCCGGCGGTCGCGGCGCCGTCGGGGTCCGGGTACGCAGCACCGGGCGCGGCGTCGCTCGCCGACGCTGCCGTGGAGTACGCCACCTCGGGGACCGTGCCGCAGCAGTCGCGGGACGAGATCGCGCTCTCGCTCGccgtgctccgccgccgcgcgccgctgcgGCTGCTGGTGTTCGGCCTGGGCCACGACTCCAGACTCTGGCACGCGCTCAaccccggcggcgccaccgtctTCCTCGAGGAGGACCCCGCCTGGTACCGCGTCGTGCGGGCGCAGTCGCCGTTCCTCCGCGCGCACCTCGTCGCTTACCGCACGCGCCTCGACCAGGccgaccgcctcctcgccggctACCGGAAGCACCCGGCCTGCCTCCCcggcagctccggcggcggcggcggcaacgccaCCCTCCTGCGCGTGCGCGGCAACTGGGCATGCCCGCTGGCGCTCCACAACCTGCCGCCGGAGGTGTACGAGACGGAGTGGGACATGTTCATGATCGACGCGCCCAAGGGGTACTTCGCCGCAGCGCCCGGTAGGATGGCGGCGAtatggacggcggcggccatggcgcgcgcgcgccgcggcgagggGGACACCGACGTGTTCCTGCACGACGTCGACCGGAGGGTGGAGAAGGCCTTCGCCGAGGAGTTCCTCTGCGACAGGTTCCGGGTGGGCGGGACTGGCCGGCTCTGGCATTTCAGGATCCCGCCCGTGTCGCGGCGCGGGGatgatgcggcggcggctgccggcggtGACCGGAGACCGTTTTGCTGA